From Haloarcula hispanica ATCC 33960, the proteins below share one genomic window:
- a CDS encoding endonuclease dU yields MKSGARALGVAESYRAETSQFAGAVVRASRVADGFVFSTATVGGSDATETVCAMVDRLDREDVRYLLVAGIAPAWFNVLDLEQIHDHTDLPVVSVTFESSPGLEGAIREAFDDSDVVQDRLATYRAQPERRPVSVNDETVYVRSVGLDDSAAADVVRAFTPEGGRPEPLRVARLAARGLVEME; encoded by the coding sequence GTGAAATCAGGGGCACGGGCCCTCGGCGTGGCGGAGTCGTATCGGGCTGAAACCAGTCAGTTCGCTGGTGCCGTCGTTCGCGCCAGTCGAGTGGCTGACGGCTTTGTTTTCAGTACTGCCACAGTCGGTGGGAGCGACGCGACTGAGACGGTGTGTGCGATGGTCGACAGACTGGACCGCGAGGACGTCCGCTACTTGCTGGTGGCGGGCATCGCGCCGGCGTGGTTCAACGTACTCGACCTCGAACAGATTCACGACCACACCGACCTGCCGGTCGTCTCGGTCACCTTCGAGTCCTCGCCGGGACTCGAAGGGGCCATCCGCGAGGCCTTCGACGACTCCGATGTCGTGCAGGACCGGCTGGCGACCTACCGTGCCCAGCCGGAGCGCCGACCGGTGTCGGTGAACGACGAGACGGTGTACGTCCGGAGCGTCGGCCTCGACGACAGCGCCGCCGCGGATGTCGTCCGCGCGTTCACGCCGGAGGGCGGCCGTCCTGAACCGCTCCGTGTCGCCCGACTGGCGGCGCGGGGACTGGTCGAAATGGAGTGA
- a CDS encoding DUF5786 family protein: MGFGSYDESEQDNQEYDTDFEDEDGLDAEENAHEGDIEYEFTASNDELLDRLEDIKDNQNT, encoded by the coding sequence ATGGGGTTCGGGAGCTACGACGAATCGGAACAAGACAATCAGGAGTACGACACAGACTTCGAGGACGAGGACGGCCTCGATGCTGAAGAAAACGCCCACGAGGGCGACATCGAGTACGAGTTCACCGCGTCGAACGACGAACTACTCGATAGACTGGAAGACATCAAAGACAACCAGAACACGTGA